Genomic DNA from Kluyveromyces lactis strain NRRL Y-1140 chromosome C complete sequence:
CAGCAATTGAAGTTCCGTTCCAAATATCAACACTGATAATTGCGGTAATTTATCCGTTGGTTCATTTTTGTCCAGAAAACTTACACTAGAAACATGGAAGATACAACAAAATTGAATACTTCTAAGTTGGGAACTAAGGAATACTGGGACGATTTCTACTCATTAGAGAAACAAAACTTCGAGGAGAACCCTGAGGATACTGGAGAATGCTGGTTCGCTGATAACGATGCAGAGGAGAAAATGGTCGAATTTCTACTAGATAACTTGGGCGAATacaatatcaaagaagacaGCTCAATGATTGATCTCGGAACTGGAAATGGTCATCTTTTGTTCACTCTATTGGAGGAAGGTTTCAAAGGTGAAATGATCGGTGTAGATTACTCTGAAAAATCAGTCGAGTTTGCTGCTGAGATTCTCAAGACTAAATACAGCCAAAATGATAACGTAACTTTTGCTACGGCAGATATATTCAATGAACAATGGGCCCCAGGTAAATTCGATGTCGTTCTAGATAAAGGTACACTAGATGCCATCGCATTAAGCGGTAtaaaatttgaaaacaatgaaaccGTGGTAGATGTCTATCCGAAAGTGATAGAGAAGATATTAGGCGAAAACAGTATTCTGTTGATTACATCATGCAATTTTACAGAAGAGGAACTCATAAAGATTATTGAAACAGAGACGTtgaaaaaatggaaatcGGTAAACTATCCAATATTTGAGTTCGGTGGTGTCAAAGGAACTACAATATGCAGCGTTGCCTTTCTCAAATCTTCTGCTAAATAATCTTAATTAAGGTATTATTCAAAAGGTTTTAAGTAGTGTCAATTTTACAAAGTCTGTTTGAATCAGAAGTAATATGTCCAATTCAATTCTCCAGGATATGAGCATTTACTTTCTCATATAACTCATCTGCTATTTCAGCTTTTCCTGTCCTTAAGGCATACTGGACAGGATTCTTGTTCTCATCAACTGCTAATATTCTGACGAACTTTTCTCCGTTCAGAGAACCTGGGAACCCTTTTTTAATAGAAAATCCTTTTACAAGCGGTAGATTCAATATTACTTTCAATAACCCACGGGATCTCATTACTATTCTCGACTTTTCTGAaacttcatctttattTAAATGTAGAACACCAATTCCTCTTTCCTTCCAACCATCCTTTATATCGGTAAGCTGATACAGCTTGGCATTTGTTTGGAAGATCGATTCTTCTGTCTCTTCGCCCGATTTGACGTCTTGTTTCGTTAATTTTACTGTTGGCTCTCTTGATTGGGCTGGAGTactttcctttttttctgattCGACTGTTTGCTTGTCTTTTGCAACACTATCTTTGGAGGCTACTTTTGCAGCTTTGAATCCAGCACCAAATGATAGACCAGATCCGAACGAGAAACCTGGTTCAACCTTGACGGTGTCCTTATTTCCATCTTTCTCAGTGGTTTTAGCCGCAGGTAAACCAGCAGAAAAAGCATTGGCTGCTCCAAATGGTTTAGTTGCCACTCCAAAGCCAGAAACAAAACTTGAAGATTGGCCAAATGTGAACGATGGTTTTTCCACGTCTTTTTCTGGTTTAGGTTCTGTTTTCTTCCCTTCTATCTCTGCCTTGGCGCCCTCATCTTTTTCCTTGgcctcttcttcttttttattatttgtatcttcttcttttgttacCGCTGTTTCCGTTGTCTCAGcagtttcaatatttttaGGTCTCTCTACGGAATTGGCCTCTTCATTTGCTGTATCATTCTCTGTTATGAAC
This window encodes:
- the EFM4 gene encoding Efm4p (similar to uniprot|P40516 Saccharomyces cerevisiae YIL064W Putative S-adenosylmethionine-dependent methyltransferase of the seven beta-strand family); translation: MEDTTKLNTSKLGTKEYWDDFYSLEKQNFEENPEDTGECWFADNDAEEKMVEFLLDNLGEYNIKEDSSMIDLGTGNGHLLFTLLEEGFKGEMIGVDYSEKSVEFAAEILKTKYSQNDNVTFATADIFNEQWAPGKFDVVLDKGTLDAIALSGIKFENNETVVDVYPKVIEKILGENSILLITSCNFTEEELIKIIETETLKKWKSVNYPIFEFGGVKGTTICSVAFLKSSAK
- the YRB2 gene encoding Yrb2p (some similarities with uniprot|P40517 Saccharomyces cerevisiae YIL063C YRB2 Ran-GTPase-binding protein involved in nuclear export nuclear protein interacts with Gsp1p and Crm1p); this translates as MPETLNDSNKRALPEVNSELESTETPVKKVKLNDKDEAKPSEETDKFITENDTANEEANSVERPKNIETAETTETAVTKEEDTNNKKEEEAKEKDEGAKAEIEGKKTEPKPEKDVEKPSFTFGQSSSFVSGFGVATKPFGAANAFSAGLPAAKTTEKDGNKDTVKVEPGFSFGSGLSFGAGFKAAKVASKDSVAKDKQTVESEKKESTPAQSREPTVKLTKQDVKSGEETEESIFQTNAKLYQLTDIKDGWKERGIGVLHLNKDEVSEKSRIVMRSRGLLKVILNLPLVKGFSIKKGFPGSLNGEKFVRILAVDENKNPVQYALRTGKAEIADELYEKVNAHILEN